The region AAATGCCACCAAGTGGGGCAGGAAGAAGATCACCCACAGGAAAAGCCCCAGGCAGCCCAAGGTGATAACCGTCAGCACGATGTACACGATCACCGCCAGGATCTCGTAGAAGAAACCGACGATCCAAAACAGCAGGGAGTTGACCGCATGAAAGCGCTGGAACGGCCGCCTTTTATTCTCCTCAACGATCAGCAACACTAGCGAGATCAGCGGAATCTGCAGGATGGCCATGCTAGCCCAGGCCAGCGCTGCCATCAGCCGATCGTCATCAGAAACGACCACTTCCACGCCACTGCCAGGAGCCGTCGGCCCGCTCTCTGAAGTCCTGGCTGCAGGCTGCATTTCGACGCCAGGCTCCATACGGGATTCTGATCGCGGAGCCTCTTCTGGACCCGTTGGGCCTATCGCACGTTCCTCTTCTGACATCGCTGCCTCCTTCTCCAAGTAGGGGATCACAAAAGCGTGCTTTAATCATCTCCTATTACGCATTAAGGCCTTTGCCGGTTTCAAGCGCCGCTCTGAAGGAGCGCTTTGTCCTTCCAGACTTTCCCGGGACCTGCGGAGATGAAAAACCTCTTTACTTAAGGTACGGACAAGCATCCCCTTAGGGAATGTGGGCCTTTTCTACCGACTCGAGCCTCTGAGGGCGATCTCAAGGAATGCGAAACGGCGAGGACAGGTCTTTCTGGAACGGAAAAACTTGGTTTCCAGGCGAGGGTATGCTACAATCTGACAGCAGAGGAGAAAGCCCATGAGCTTGTCCGATCGGCCACGGGTGATCTTTATGGGGACGCCGGAATTCGCTGTGCCCACTTTGGCTGCGCTCATTGATGAGGGATACGACCTCGTCGCAGTGGTGACACAGCCGGACCGACCAGCCGGCCGAGGCCGCGAGCTGACGCCCTCCCCAGTGAAAAAGTACGCTCTGACTCACGGCCTCCTGGTGCTTCAACCGGAGACCTTGCGTCCACCGGAGGTAGTAGCTGAACTGGCAAGCCTACGGCCGGACGTCATTGTAGTTGCCGCTTTTGGCATGATCCTACGTCCCAATGTGCTAGCGATCCCGCCCAAGGGGTGTATCAACGTACACGCCTCGCTGTTGCCTCGTCACCGCGGGGCATCGCCTATCGCTGCGGCAATCCTGGCTGGCGACTTGGTGACCGGCGTCACGATTATGCTCATGGATGAGGGGATGGACACCGGGCCGATCCTCG is a window of Anaerolineae bacterium DNA encoding:
- a CDS encoding DUF4870 domain-containing protein, encoding MSEEERAIGPTGPEEAPRSESRMEPGVEMQPAARTSESGPTAPGSGVEVVVSDDDRLMAALAWASMAILQIPLISLVLLIVEENKRRPFQRFHAVNSLLFWIVGFFYEILAVIVYIVLTVITLGCLGLFLWVIFFLPHLVAFYYAYQAYQGRQREVPFLTDLARSQGWLQVHI